One Desulfosalsimonas propionicica genomic window carries:
- a CDS encoding ABC-ATPase domain-containing protein, with amino-acid sequence MGVKPADALRDQLRRIDGKGYKAYKDIAGGYDFKKFALYIDHVQGDPYAAPSRLRVRVRRGDSGFAKDTTKNKSRTIALGDFLTRRFSQQSRRLSKGSRGSGKGGAITIDRPGQQILERSAFLINDDFVEARFFMGLPALGRKIAGRDAEAMFFSELPEIVSTSLFFSALDPKAVYRHIETAEDADAARAMLLEKGLIAFIADNSLLPRRSGIDDRPLDDPGAVRFASDDTYRVTLDLPNAGKIAGMGIFRGISLIVGGGYHGKSTLLHALERGIYNHVPDDGRQFAVTVKNAVKIRACDGRSIAQTDISSFISNLPLQKDTARFSTQNASGSTSQAANIIEAVEAGAEAILLDEDTSATNFMIRDRRMQQLVAKQGEPITPFIDKVRQLYTEKGVSTVLVMGGSGDYFSVADHVIRMTEYLPGDATDAAGQIAQSDSAGRQAEGGTQFGRIAARIPQAQSISVYRRNKKMKIAGRGVREILLGETNVDLSDLEQIVDPSQTRALAHAVYHATGFMDGRRSLREVAEKVIADIEKNGLDVLTPFVTGDLAAIRAIDIAGAINRIRTLKVSQQ; translated from the coding sequence ATGGGAGTAAAACCGGCGGATGCGCTGCGCGACCAGCTCAGGCGCATTGACGGCAAGGGTTATAAGGCCTACAAGGACATTGCGGGCGGCTATGATTTCAAGAAATTTGCCCTATACATCGATCACGTGCAGGGAGATCCGTATGCCGCCCCGTCGCGTCTGCGCGTGCGTGTCAGACGCGGGGATTCGGGATTTGCCAAAGACACCACCAAAAACAAAAGCCGCACCATCGCCCTTGGCGATTTTTTAACCCGGCGGTTTTCACAGCAGAGCCGGCGGCTGTCAAAGGGGAGCCGGGGCAGCGGCAAAGGCGGGGCCATCACCATTGACCGGCCCGGTCAGCAGATCCTTGAGCGAAGCGCATTTCTGATCAATGACGATTTTGTGGAAGCCCGATTTTTCATGGGGCTTCCGGCATTGGGCAGAAAAATCGCCGGCCGGGACGCAGAGGCCATGTTTTTTTCCGAGCTGCCGGAGATTGTCAGCACGTCCCTGTTTTTCTCCGCCCTGGACCCAAAGGCCGTCTACCGGCACATCGAAACCGCGGAAGACGCGGACGCGGCCCGGGCCATGCTTTTGGAAAAAGGCCTGATCGCATTTATTGCAGACAACAGTCTGCTGCCCCGCAGAAGCGGAATCGACGACCGCCCCCTGGATGATCCCGGTGCGGTGCGATTTGCCTCTGATGACACCTACCGGGTCACCCTGGATCTGCCTAATGCCGGAAAAATCGCCGGTATGGGCATTTTTCGCGGCATCAGCCTGATTGTGGGCGGGGGATATCACGGCAAATCCACCCTGCTCCATGCCCTTGAACGCGGAATTTACAACCATGTACCGGATGACGGCAGACAGTTTGCCGTAACAGTGAAAAACGCGGTCAAAATCCGGGCCTGCGACGGCAGAAGCATTGCACAAACCGATATTTCCTCATTTATCAGCAACCTGCCCCTGCAAAAGGACACAGCCCGGTTTTCCACCCAAAACGCCAGCGGCAGCACCTCCCAGGCAGCCAACATCATAGAGGCCGTGGAAGCCGGGGCCGAAGCCATCCTGCTGGACGAGGACACATCGGCCACCAACTTCATGATCCGGGACCGCCGGATGCAGCAGCTGGTGGCCAAGCAAGGCGAGCCCATCACCCCGTTTATCGACAAGGTGCGCCAGCTCTACACCGAAAAAGGGGTTTCCACGGTGCTGGTCATGGGCGGCTCAGGCGATTACTTCAGCGTGGCCGACCATGTGATCCGGATGACCGAATACCTGCCAGGGGATGCAACAGATGCGGCCGGACAAATCGCCCAAAGCGACTCCGCCGGGCGGCAGGCCGAGGGCGGAACGCAATTCGGACGGATTGCCGCCCGCATTCCCCAAGCCCAAAGCATATCCGTGTACCGCCGCAACAAAAAGATGAAAATCGCCGGCAGAGGGGTCCGCGAAATCCTGCTGGGCGAGACAAACGTGGATTTAAGCGATCTGGAACAAATCGTGGATCCTTCCCAGACCCGGGCCCTGGCCCATGCCGTCTATCATGCCACGGGCTTTATGGACGGCCGCCGATCCCTGCGGGAAGTGGCTGAAAAAGTGATTGCCGATATTGAAAAAAACGGACTGGATGTGCTCACCCCCTTTGTCACCGGCGATCTTGCGGCAATCCGCGCCATTGACATCGCAGGTGCCATCAACCGGATCCGCACCCTGAAGGTGAGCCAGCAATAA
- a CDS encoding DNA-methyltransferase, giving the protein METGHHIWFADSREMDFLADQSVELVVTSPPYPMIGMWDETFSHLEPAVAQSLEAGNGWGAFEQMHQVLDSVWQEVCRVLAPGGFACINIGDAVRKISDIFSLYPNHSRIMQAFITLGMYPLPAVLWRKQTNAPNKFMGSGMLPAGAYVTLEHEYVLIFRKGAKRDFNGADQRLYRQQSAYFWEERNQWFSDIWFDLKGTRQDLVEKNLRKRSGAFPFALPYRLISMYSVAGDTVLDPFAGTGTTLFAAMAAARNSAGVEMEKDFYPVMEKKSREIPDFARQVIDDRLRAHMDFAAAKKADGKPLKYMNAHYGFPVMTRQENTLRFFYPHKVHVPEPGRFVVGYNDAPPAGLFNGGHAESAQTPEKPEPSAPVQKSLF; this is encoded by the coding sequence ATGGAAACCGGCCACCATATTTGGTTTGCCGACAGCCGGGAAATGGATTTTCTGGCCGATCAGAGCGTGGAATTGGTGGTGACCTCCCCGCCTTATCCCATGATCGGGATGTGGGATGAAACCTTTTCGCACCTGGAGCCGGCCGTTGCCCAAAGCCTGGAAGCCGGAAACGGGTGGGGTGCTTTTGAGCAGATGCACCAAGTGCTGGACTCTGTCTGGCAGGAGGTGTGCCGGGTGCTTGCGCCGGGCGGGTTTGCCTGTATCAATATCGGTGATGCCGTGCGCAAAATCAGCGATATTTTTTCTTTGTATCCCAATCATTCCCGGATAATGCAGGCCTTTATAACATTGGGCATGTATCCGTTGCCAGCGGTGCTGTGGCGCAAGCAGACAAACGCGCCCAACAAGTTCATGGGCTCTGGCATGCTGCCGGCCGGGGCTTACGTGACGTTGGAGCATGAATACGTGCTGATTTTCAGAAAAGGGGCCAAGCGGGATTTTAACGGCGCGGATCAGCGTCTGTACCGCCAGCAGAGCGCCTATTTCTGGGAGGAGCGCAACCAGTGGTTCTCGGATATCTGGTTTGATCTCAAGGGAACCCGACAGGACCTGGTGGAAAAAAATCTTCGCAAGCGAAGCGGCGCGTTTCCGTTTGCGCTGCCCTACCGGCTGATCAGCATGTATTCCGTGGCCGGAGACACTGTGCTCGATCCCTTTGCCGGCACCGGCACCACCCTGTTTGCAGCCATGGCCGCAGCCAGAAACAGCGCGGGCGTGGAAATGGAAAAGGATTTTTATCCGGTCATGGAAAAAAAGAGCCGGGAGATCCCGGATTTTGCAAGACAGGTGATTGACGACCGGCTCCGTGCGCACATGGATTTTGCAGCTGCGAAAAAGGCCGATGGCAAGCCCTTGAAATACATGAATGCGCATTACGGTTTTCCAGTGATGACCCGTCAGGAAAACACCCTGCGATTTTTTTACCCGCACAAAGTGCACGTGCCGGAGCCGGGGCGTTTTGTGGTCGGCTATAATGACGCCCCACCTGCCGGCCTCTTCAATGGCGGGCACGCCGAATCCGCTCAAACACCGGAAAAACCTGAACCGTCGGCCCCGGTTCAGAAAAGCCTGTTTTAA
- a CDS encoding pyruvoyl-dependent arginine decarboxylase, whose translation MYVPRYVFFTKGVGIDKAHLASFENALREAGIAHLNLVQVSSIFPPGCKILEKEKGLAKLEPGEITHCVMAREQSREPGRRLVASVGLALPEGNERYGYLSEHHGFGQTEVEAGEFAEDMAASMLATTLGIEFDPEKDYDERRDIYKMSGKIIHSRHVSQAALGAEGSLWTTVLAAAIFVK comes from the coding sequence ATGTATGTACCACGATATGTGTTTTTTACCAAGGGGGTCGGCATTGATAAAGCGCACCTGGCCTCTTTTGAAAATGCCCTGAGGGAGGCCGGAATCGCCCATTTGAACCTGGTCCAGGTCTCTTCCATCTTTCCGCCCGGATGCAAGATCCTGGAAAAGGAAAAAGGCCTGGCCAAGCTTGAGCCCGGCGAGATCACCCACTGTGTCATGGCCCGGGAGCAGAGCCGGGAACCCGGCCGCCGGCTGGTGGCAAGCGTCGGTCTTGCCCTGCCTGAGGGAAACGAGCGCTACGGCTATCTTTCCGAGCATCACGGTTTCGGCCAGACCGAGGTGGAAGCCGGCGAGTTTGCAGAAGACATGGCCGCATCCATGCTGGCCACCACCCTTGGCATCGAGTTTGACCCGGAAAAAGACTATGACGAACGCAGAGACATCTACAAGATGTCTGGCAAAATCATTCATTCCAGGCACGTCAGCCAGGCCGCCCTGGGCGCTGAGGGCAGCCTGTGGACCACGGTGCTGGCAGCCGCCATATTTGTGAAATAA
- a CDS encoding ABC transporter ATP-binding protein: protein MSGERDIFAEKELGKARDTGLLRRLYPFAAPYRVLLAVALVLMSAVTVLELAIPYVTKEAIDRYIVPEKNISMPGPGASADGGAAEKAREPGQTSSDALSDNSRNSSRNLSEDQQLSGLGRAAMLLVAIILLNLVVNFLHVMIVEYTAQHVMHDLRLKLFDHIQRLSVRFFNHNSVGRLVTRATNDIQNMHEMLTSVIIFVLKDLFLLLGITAVLFAIDWQLSLAVYVIFPLVFYAGFRFAGTARQAFRTLRIKAAEINTKFSETIGGVGIIQLFGQEKNNYDNFRRINHENFLAGMRQITVFAMFMPFIELMSSVGLAIVIFAGGSGILAGRVSLGELVVFISYVRMFFRPIRDIAEKYNITQNAMSSAERIFQILDEDDRIPEPRAQDAAAVPKRFEKISADNLWFGYQPDQPVLKGIDFTLDAGRTLAVVGPTGAGKTSLIHLLVRFYDPDQGAIRINEIDVRNFSSNALRSKIALVSQEPFLFSGTIFHNIFGANGTPDEQTVDRILDQSRSRSFIQQLPDGIHTRLTEQGATLSSGQRQLISIARALAADPELIIFDEATSYIDSETEASIQDALSNLMAERTSIVIAHRLSTARIADTIVVMHHGQIAESGSHAQLMARNGFYKRLVEIQG, encoded by the coding sequence ATGAGTGGTGAAAGGGACATATTTGCGGAAAAGGAGCTGGGAAAGGCCCGGGATACCGGACTTTTGCGCCGGCTTTATCCGTTTGCCGCCCCCTACCGGGTGCTGCTGGCAGTGGCACTTGTGCTCATGTCCGCGGTCACGGTGCTGGAACTGGCCATTCCTTACGTGACCAAGGAGGCGATTGACCGCTATATCGTGCCGGAAAAAAATATAAGCATGCCCGGGCCCGGGGCTTCGGCTGACGGGGGAGCAGCGGAGAAAGCCCGGGAGCCGGGGCAAACCTCTTCGGATGCACTTTCGGACAATTCCCGGAACAGCTCCCGAAACCTTTCAGAAGACCAGCAACTATCCGGCCTGGGCCGGGCGGCCATGTTGCTGGTGGCCATTATTCTGCTCAACCTGGTGGTCAACTTCCTCCATGTAATGATTGTAGAATACACGGCTCAGCACGTTATGCATGATCTGCGACTGAAGCTGTTTGACCACATCCAGCGGCTGTCTGTGCGATTTTTCAACCACAACTCAGTGGGCCGGCTGGTGACCCGGGCCACCAACGACATCCAGAACATGCACGAGATGCTGACCTCGGTGATCATCTTTGTGCTAAAGGACCTGTTTCTGCTGCTGGGCATCACAGCGGTGCTTTTTGCCATTGACTGGCAGCTGTCGCTGGCGGTTTACGTGATTTTTCCCCTGGTGTTTTACGCCGGTTTCCGGTTTGCCGGCACTGCCCGGCAGGCCTTTCGCACCCTTCGCATCAAGGCCGCGGAAATCAACACCAAGTTTTCCGAAACCATCGGCGGGGTGGGCATTATCCAGCTTTTCGGCCAGGAAAAAAACAATTACGATAACTTCCGGCGCATCAACCATGAAAATTTCCTTGCCGGAATGCGCCAGATCACGGTTTTTGCCATGTTTATGCCCTTTATCGAGCTGATGAGCTCGGTGGGCCTGGCCATCGTAATCTTTGCCGGCGGCTCCGGGATACTGGCCGGCCGGGTGAGCCTGGGCGAACTGGTGGTATTTATCTCTTATGTCCGCATGTTTTTTCGGCCCATAAGAGATATTGCGGAAAAATACAACATCACCCAGAATGCCATGTCTTCGGCCGAACGGATTTTTCAGATCTTAGACGAAGACGACCGCATCCCCGAACCCCGCGCACAGGATGCTGCAGCCGTGCCAAAGCGTTTTGAGAAAATCAGCGCCGATAACCTCTGGTTCGGCTATCAACCGGATCAGCCCGTGCTAAAGGGAATCGATTTCACCCTCGATGCCGGCCGGACCCTTGCGGTGGTGGGGCCCACGGGCGCGGGCAAGACCTCTTTGATTCACCTTCTGGTGCGCTTCTATGATCCAGACCAGGGAGCCATACGGATCAACGAAATTGATGTCCGAAACTTTTCGTCAAACGCCCTTCGCAGCAAAATCGCCCTGGTTTCCCAGGAACCCTTTCTGTTTTCCGGCACCATTTTTCACAACATATTCGGGGCCAACGGCACCCCGGATGAACAAACCGTGGACCGGATCCTGGACCAATCCAGAAGCCGCTCTTTTATCCAACAACTGCCAGACGGCATCCACACCCGCCTCACAGAACAGGGCGCCACCCTGTCTTCGGGTCAGCGCCAGCTGATCTCCATTGCCCGGGCACTGGCCGCTGATCCCGAGCTGATCATATTTGACGAGGCCACCTCCTACATTGACTCGGAAACCGAGGCCAGCATCCAGGATGCGCTTTCCAACCTCATGGCCGAGCGCACCTCCATCGTGATTGCCCACCGGCTGTCCACAGCCAGAATCGCAGACACCATCGTTGTCATGCACCACGGGCAGATCGCCGAATCCGGCTCCCACGCACAGCTTATGGCCAGAAACGGGTTTTACAAAAGGCTGGTGGAAATACAGGGGTAA
- the speB gene encoding agmatinase has protein sequence MGHSLFVPFGGAEMQVREIDAASVLVLPVCYEVAPSYGIGSREGPIHLLTASAELEDVDEQTLVHWGRVGIHTLPALAPTPRPEPAMEEIRAASARCLETGKFTLFLGGDHAITIATVKAAAEKYPDMGVLQIDAHLDLRDSYNGSRLNHACVMRRVADDLHLPFVQAGIRSFSAEEAVYVKNQGLNPIYAHCIDPLDHCWMDQAIAALPDTVYLTLDLDGLDPSVIPGTGTPEPGGLSYRQMVELLRRLGASGKKVVAADITELAKIPNTQVSEFTAARIAAKMFVYLTKT, from the coding sequence ATGGGTCACAGCTTGTTTGTCCCCTTTGGGGGCGCGGAAATGCAGGTCCGGGAAATAGATGCGGCCTCGGTGCTCGTTTTGCCGGTGTGCTACGAAGTTGCCCCTTCCTACGGCATCGGCAGCCGGGAAGGGCCGATTCACCTGCTCACCGCATCGGCCGAACTCGAGGACGTGGACGAGCAAACCCTTGTGCACTGGGGGCGGGTCGGCATCCACACTTTGCCGGCGCTTGCGCCCACACCCCGGCCTGAGCCCGCAATGGAGGAAATCCGCGCCGCTTCCGCACGGTGCCTGGAGACAGGAAAGTTTACCCTGTTTTTGGGCGGCGATCATGCCATTACCATTGCCACGGTAAAAGCCGCGGCTGAAAAATATCCGGATATGGGTGTGTTGCAGATTGACGCCCACCTGGATCTGCGCGACTCTTACAACGGCAGCCGCTTAAACCATGCCTGCGTCATGCGCCGGGTGGCAGACGATCTGCACCTTCCCTTTGTCCAGGCCGGAATCCGGTCTTTTTCCGCAGAAGAGGCCGTATATGTTAAAAATCAAGGTTTGAATCCGATTTATGCCCACTGCATTGATCCGCTGGATCATTGCTGGATGGACCAGGCCATTGCCGCCCTGCCGGATACCGTGTACCTGACCCTGGATCTCGACGGTCTGGATCCGTCCGTGATCCCCGGCACTGGAACACCGGAGCCCGGCGGGCTGAGCTACCGCCAGATGGTGGAGCTTTTGCGTCGGCTGGGGGCTTCGGGCAAAAAAGTGGTTGCCGCAGACATCACCGAACTTGCCAAAATCCCCAACACCCAGGTATCGGAATTCACCGCCGCCCGCATCGCCGCCAAAATGTTTGTTTACCTTACAAAAACCTAA
- a CDS encoding formate--tetrahydrofolate ligase, whose protein sequence is MAYDAVNMADWQISEAAEENMPTPEDWVEKLGLEKDEMLPMGRLGKVDFLKIMNRLQDKPDGKYIEVTAITPTPLGEGKSTTSVGLMEGLGMRGKNVGGALRQPSGGPTMNVKGTAAGGGNSLLIPMTEFSLGLTGDINDIMNAHNLAMVALTSRMQHERNYTDEQLQRLSGMPRLDVDPTRVEMGWIIDFCAQALRNIIIGLGGRADGYTMQSKFAIAVSSELMAILAVATNLADLKEKINNITVAFSKTGKPITCGDLEVGNAMTAFMRNTINPTLMCTAEYQPCFVHAGPFANIAVGQSSIISDRIGLKLFDYHVTESGFAADIGFEKFWNVKCRNSGLKPHVSVLTSTIRALKMHGGGPKVVPGKEMPKEYKEENTGLVEKGVENMVHMINVIRKAGINPVVCVNRFYTDTDDEVAIVKKAAEAAGARCAESKHWEKGGEGALEFADAVVDACEEGNDFDFLYPLEMKLRDRVDVIAREVYGADGVDWQPEAEQKAKMLEEDPKYGDYTTMMVKTHLSLTHEPTRKGVPKGWRLPIRDVLIYSGAKFLCPCAGTISLMPGTGSNPAFRRIDVDTDSGKVTGLF, encoded by the coding sequence ATGGCATACGATGCAGTAAACATGGCTGACTGGCAGATTTCCGAAGCCGCCGAGGAAAACATGCCCACCCCGGAAGACTGGGTAGAAAAACTCGGACTGGAAAAAGATGAAATGCTGCCCATGGGCCGGCTGGGCAAGGTCGACTTTCTCAAGATCATGAATCGCCTCCAGGACAAGCCCGACGGCAAGTACATCGAAGTCACCGCCATCACCCCGACGCCCCTTGGCGAGGGCAAGAGCACCACATCCGTGGGGCTCATGGAAGGCCTTGGCATGCGCGGCAAAAACGTGGGCGGCGCCCTGCGGCAGCCCTCGGGCGGACCGACCATGAACGTCAAGGGAACTGCGGCAGGCGGCGGCAACTCCCTGCTCATTCCCATGACCGAATTCTCCCTGGGCCTGACCGGCGACATCAACGACATCATGAACGCCCATAACCTGGCCATGGTGGCGCTGACCTCCCGGATGCAGCATGAAAGAAACTACACCGACGAGCAGCTCCAGCGCCTGTCGGGCATGCCCCGCCTGGACGTGGACCCCACCCGGGTGGAGATGGGCTGGATCATTGACTTCTGTGCCCAGGCCCTTCGCAACATCATCATCGGCCTCGGCGGCCGGGCCGACGGCTACACCATGCAGTCCAAATTTGCCATTGCGGTTTCCTCCGAGCTCATGGCCATCCTGGCCGTGGCCACCAACCTGGCCGACCTCAAGGAAAAGATCAACAACATCACCGTGGCCTTCAGCAAGACCGGCAAGCCCATCACCTGCGGCGACCTGGAAGTGGGCAACGCCATGACCGCGTTTATGAGAAACACCATCAACCCGACCCTGATGTGCACCGCCGAGTATCAGCCCTGCTTCGTGCACGCAGGCCCGTTTGCCAACATCGCCGTGGGTCAGAGCTCGATTATTTCCGACCGCATCGGTCTGAAGCTCTTTGACTACCATGTCACCGAGTCCGGGTTTGCCGCAGACATCGGCTTTGAAAAATTCTGGAACGTCAAGTGCCGCAACTCCGGCCTCAAGCCCCATGTTTCGGTTCTGACCTCCACTATCCGCGCCCTGAAAATGCACGGCGGCGGGCCCAAGGTCGTGCCGGGCAAGGAAATGCCCAAGGAATACAAAGAAGAAAACACCGGCCTGGTGGAAAAAGGCGTGGAAAACATGGTCCACATGATCAATGTGATCCGCAAAGCCGGCATCAACCCGGTGGTCTGCGTCAACCGCTTCTACACTGACACTGACGATGAAGTCGCCATTGTCAAGAAGGCCGCTGAGGCCGCCGGCGCCCGCTGCGCCGAGTCCAAGCACTGGGAAAAAGGCGGCGAAGGCGCCCTGGAATTTGCTGATGCCGTGGTCGACGCCTGCGAGGAAGGCAATGACTTTGACTTTCTCTATCCCCTGGAAATGAAACTGCGCGACCGCGTGGATGTCATTGCCCGGGAGGTTTATGGCGCCGACGGTGTGGACTGGCAGCCCGAAGCCGAGCAGAAGGCCAAGATGCTCGAAGAAGATCCCAAGTATGGGGATTACACCACAATGATGGTCAAAACGCACCTGTCGCTGACCCATGAACCCACGAGGAAGGGTGTTCCCAAGGGATGGCGGCTGCCGATCCGCGACGTGCTGATCTACTCCGGCGCAAAGTTTCTCTGCCCGTGTGCCGGCACCATCAGCCTGATGCCCGGAACCGGCTCCAACCCGGCCTTCCGCCGCATTGACGTGGACACCGACAGCGGCAAGGTCACCGGCCTGTTCTAG
- a CDS encoding nucleoside recognition domain-containing protein: MNVIFFAIVMIAFLFAAVRQLLGGPQTGDAMPIEALSRSVVDSAAGAVELAIGLIGVMTLFLGLMKVAEKGGLLNVMSRLLRPVMVRLFPDVPADHPAMGAMILNMSANALGLGNAATPFGIRAMQELDKLNSEKGTATNAMALFLAINTSSITLLPTGVIALRASAGSGDPAGILPTTLFATLGSTLVAITATKLYQRFSSPAPAVLTGAAAADPTGDVSERTRAGEEHALNQNSDPDSDLNPGHEYAHMLASASAGYPGWVSLTVLCCVLAIIPLAIVYGTVISPWIIPGLVAGFLAYGMIRGVRVYEVFVEGAKEGFYVAVKIIPYLVAILVAVGMFRASGALEAMVGMLGPVTAKIGLPAEALPMALLRPLSGSGAYGVLASIINDPAVGPDSYIGYLVSTFQGSTETTFYVLAVYFGAVQVRRVRHTMAAALTADAAGIMFAVLACTLLLA, encoded by the coding sequence ATGAATGTGATATTTTTTGCCATTGTGATGATCGCGTTTTTGTTTGCCGCCGTCCGCCAGCTATTGGGCGGCCCGCAAACCGGGGATGCCATGCCCATCGAGGCCTTGTCCCGGTCCGTGGTGGACTCGGCGGCCGGTGCGGTGGAACTGGCCATCGGCCTGATCGGGGTGATGACTCTGTTTCTGGGCCTGATGAAGGTGGCGGAAAAGGGCGGTCTTTTAAATGTCATGTCCCGTCTGCTGCGGCCGGTGATGGTAAGGCTGTTTCCGGATGTGCCCGCGGATCATCCGGCCATGGGCGCCATGATCTTAAACATGTCTGCAAACGCCCTGGGTCTGGGAAACGCGGCCACCCCCTTTGGCATCCGGGCCATGCAGGAACTCGACAAGCTCAACTCCGAGAAGGGCACGGCCACCAATGCCATGGCCCTTTTTCTGGCCATCAACACTTCAAGCATCACCCTGCTGCCCACCGGTGTGATCGCCCTGCGGGCCTCTGCGGGCTCCGGAGACCCGGCCGGAATCCTGCCCACCACCCTGTTTGCCACCCTGGGCTCCACGCTGGTGGCCATCACCGCAACCAAGCTCTACCAGCGGTTTTCATCCCCGGCCCCGGCTGTTTTGACAGGCGCGGCAGCCGCAGATCCCACAGGGGATGTTTCCGAACGCACCAGAGCCGGAGAAGAACATGCCCTGAATCAGAATTCAGATCCGGATTCGGATCTGAATCCCGGGCACGAATATGCCCACATGCTGGCATCGGCCTCAGCGGGCTATCCCGGTTGGGTGAGCCTGACGGTGCTTTGCTGCGTGCTCGCCATCATCCCGCTGGCCATTGTCTACGGCACCGTGATTTCTCCCTGGATTATCCCCGGGCTGGTGGCGGGTTTTCTTGCTTATGGCATGATCCGGGGTGTTCGGGTCTATGAGGTGTTTGTGGAGGGGGCAAAAGAGGGTTTTTATGTGGCAGTCAAAATTATTCCCTACCTGGTGGCCATCCTGGTGGCAGTGGGAATGTTCCGGGCGTCCGGGGCTTTGGAGGCCATGGTGGGCATGTTGGGGCCGGTGACGGCAAAAATCGGGCTCCCGGCAGAAGCCCTGCCAATGGCACTGCTGCGGCCCCTTTCAGGCTCCGGGGCCTACGGGGTGCTGGCTTCGATCATCAATGACCCGGCAGTGGGGCCGGATTCCTATATCGGCTATCTGGTCTCCACCTTTCAGGGCTCCACAGAGACCACGTTTTACGTGCTGGCGGTTTATTTCGGGGCCGTGCAGGTGCGGAGGGTGCGCCATACCATGGCCGCGGCCCTGACCGCAGATGCGGCCGGCATTATGTTTGCCGTGCTGGCCTGCACCCTGCTGCTGGCGTAA
- a CDS encoding phage holin family protein: protein MRRQTRINIHRFSTGQGPGRGPYDSTLFPIVLAKWLITTAAVFAAAYMIENIEVSGFLSALVAAAAIGLLNLFFRPVLLVLTLPINVMSLGLFTFIINALMLKIASVLTPGFLVVGFWSTVFGSIIISLVSWILNSLLADIQRPGPGSGPGSGPGQGPGSGRGSGPGSDDHIDLEKRGDRWE, encoded by the coding sequence TTGAGACGACAAACCCGAATTAACATACACCGGTTTTCCACAGGCCAAGGACCGGGCCGGGGCCCTTATGACAGCACCCTTTTCCCCATTGTGCTGGCCAAATGGCTGATCACAACAGCAGCCGTGTTTGCAGCCGCCTACATGATCGAAAATATTGAGGTGAGCGGATTTTTATCCGCACTCGTTGCAGCCGCGGCCATCGGCCTGCTCAACCTGTTTTTCCGCCCGGTGCTGCTGGTGCTGACCCTGCCCATTAATGTCATGAGCCTGGGCCTGTTTACCTTTATCATCAACGCGCTGATGTTAAAGATTGCATCGGTTCTCACCCCGGGCTTTTTGGTGGTTGGGTTCTGGAGCACGGTTTTTGGCTCCATCATCATCAGTCTCGTGAGCTGGATCCTAAATTCCCTTCTGGCTGATATCCAGCGCCCCGGCCCGGGTTCCGGACCCGGTTCAGGTCCGGGACAAGGGCCAGGTTCAGGTCGGGGTTCAGGGCCCGGATCAGACGATCATATTGACCTGGAAAAACGAGGAGACAGATGGGAGTAA